GAAGCTTTTGCAAGTTTGAAAGCCAAATCTTTTTCTATTTCAAGTCCCCAGGACTTACTCACTTTTACAATAATATCTCTTAATTCTTCATCTTTATAATAATTTAATTTAAAAATTAGCTGAAATCTGTCTCTAAGGGGAGCTAAACAAAGATTGGGTTTATTTGTAGCTCCAATTAAAGTAAATTTTGGAAGATTAAGTCTTATAGTTTTTCCAGCATTACCTTTGCCTATTACTATATCTAAAGCAAAATCTTCCATTGCGGTATAAAGAATTTCTTGGCAGGGTTTTGGCATTCTATGAATTTCATCAATAAAAAGGATGTTCCCCTCTTTTAAATTGGTAAGAACTGCAGCTAAGGTTCCGGTTTTATCAAGAACAGGACCTGAGGTAATCTTTAAATCTCGTTTTAATTCATAAGCTATAATTCTTGCTAAGGTTGTTTTCCCAAGTCCTGGAGCACCAATAAAAAAAGTATGAGGGAAGATATCATTTCTTTTTTTTACTGAAGAAATATAAACTGAAAGCTCATCTTTTATTCTTTTTTGTCCTATAAATTCATCAAGACTATGAGGGCGAAAATAAATCATTAAAAAATATTATATAAGAATTCCAAGAATATACAAGAAAATTAAAAAGCTACAGCTCTTTTTTAAGCTCTTTTAAATAAATTTCTTTTGCTTTTTCAAGTAAAGAAAGTAATTTTGTAAAAAGTTCATCTCTCTCAGCTATTAAAGTTCTAACCCTTTCT
The window above is part of the Thermodesulfobacterium geofontis OPF15 genome. Proteins encoded here:
- the ruvB gene encoding Holliday junction branch migration DNA helicase RuvB — encoded protein: MIYFRPHSLDEFIGQKRIKDELSVYISSVKKRNDIFPHTFFIGAPGLGKTTLARIIAYELKRDLKITSGPVLDKTGTLAAVLTNLKEGNILFIDEIHRMPKPCQEILYTAMEDFALDIVIGKGNAGKTIRLNLPKFTLIGATNKPNLCLAPLRDRFQLIFKLNYYKDEELRDIIVKVSKSWGLEIEKDLAFKLAKASKGIPRQALNLVRRLREFVLLNSKTKDQKLLKVSSQVFEDFLKLLDIDEWGLTPEDRRCLLTLYKEFKGGPVGVTALALSADITPEEFETIYEPALIRMGLIARTKRGRILTQKGYLYLKEKFNLPYKEGIECLFSS